From the genome of Pseudomonas sp. TMP9, one region includes:
- a CDS encoding OmpH family outer membrane protein yields the protein MRKLTQLVLLSVALLATPAFAEMKVAVLNYQMALLESDAAKRYAVDAEKKFGPQLNKLKTLESDAKRIQDRLVKDGEKMQTAERERLELEFKQKARDFQFQSKELNESKAVADREMLKKLKPNLDKAVEEVIKTGNFDLVLERGAVIDVKPQFDITRQVIERMNQLR from the coding sequence GTGCGTAAGTTGACCCAACTGGTTTTGTTAAGTGTTGCCCTGCTGGCTACCCCAGCGTTTGCCGAGATGAAAGTAGCGGTGCTGAACTATCAAATGGCTTTGCTGGAGTCTGATGCGGCTAAGCGTTATGCCGTAGATGCCGAGAAGAAGTTTGGCCCTCAGTTGAATAAGCTGAAGACCCTCGAGAGCGACGCCAAGCGTATTCAGGACCGTTTGGTTAAAGACGGCGAAAAAATGCAGACCGCTGAACGTGAGCGTTTGGAGCTTGAATTCAAGCAAAAAGCCCGTGATTTCCAGTTCCAATCTAAGGAACTGAATGAGTCGAAGGCAGTAGCGGACCGCGAAATGTTGAAAAAACTCAAGCCGAATCTGGATAAGGCTGTGGAAGAAGTGATCAAGACCGGTAACTTCGATCTGGTGCTGGAGCGTGGTGCAGTGATTGATGTCAAACCTCAGTTCGACATCACCCGCCAAGTTATTGAGCGCATGAATCAGCTGCGCTGA
- the fabZ gene encoding 3-hydroxyacyl-ACP dehydratase FabZ produces MMDINQIREYLPHRYPFLLVDRVAELDIEGKRIRAYKNVSINEPFFNGHFPEHPIMPGVLIIEAMAQAAGILGFKMMDLKPSDGTLYYFVGSDKLRFRQPVIPGDQLILEARYLSSKRSIWKFECKASVDGKEVCSAEIICAERKL; encoded by the coding sequence ATGATGGACATCAACCAGATTCGCGAATACTTGCCGCACCGTTACCCGTTTCTTTTGGTAGACCGGGTGGCTGAGCTGGATATTGAGGGCAAGCGGATTCGTGCTTATAAGAATGTCAGCATTAATGAGCCGTTTTTTAACGGGCACTTTCCTGAGCACCCGATCATGCCGGGCGTGCTGATCATCGAGGCGATGGCCCAGGCGGCCGGTATCCTTGGGTTCAAGATGATGGATCTGAAGCCCTCCGATGGCACGCTTTATTACTTTGTCGGCTCCGACAAGCTACGCTTTCGTCAGCCTGTGATACCCGGCGATCAGCTGATCCTCGAAGCCCGTTATCTGAGCAGCAAGCGCAGTATCTGGAAGTTTGAGTGCAAGGCCAGCGTCGACGGCAAGGAAGTCTGCTCGGCAGAAATCATTTGTGCGGAACGCAAACTATGA
- the dnaE gene encoding DNA polymerase III subunit alpha, with product MTASFIHLRLHTEFSLVDGLVRVKPLIKSVAAAGMPAVAVTDMSNMCSLVKFYKTAMAGGIKPICGADIWLASTDDDGPLSRMTLLAMNAKGYRNLTELVSRGWSEGQSNDLVIIQRDWLKAAAEGLIVLSGAKEGEVGYALLNGEPAIAEALLREWMAVFPERFYLEVQRTNRVNDEEHVHAAVALADKVGLPLVATNDVRFIKQDDFAAHETRVCIGEGRSLDDPRRLRTYSDQQYLKTPEEMAELFSDLPEALENTIEIAKRCNIEVQLGKYFLPDFPVPAGLTMDEYFRQVSFEGLEERLAVLWPKATTPNYEEKRKVYVDRLNFELDIIIQMGFPGYFLIVMDFIKWAKNNGVPVGPGRGSGAGSLVAYVQKITDLDPLAYDLLFERFLNPERVSMPDFDVDFCMDGRDRVIDYVAQKYGRNAVSQIITFGTMAAKAVVRDVARAQGKSYGLADRLSKMIPFEVGMTLEKAYEMEEPLRDFLKVDEDAREIWEMSLRLEGICRGTGKHAGGVVIAPTKLTDFSPIACDDEGGGLVTQFDKDDVESAGLVKFDFLGLRTLTIIKWAMETINREQAKQGLPDLNIDFIPLDDKLTFSMLQKAETTAVFQLESRGMKELIKKLKPDCLEDMIALVALFRPGPLQSGMVDDFINRKHGREPMSYPHQDYQYAGLEPVLKPTYGIILYQEQVMQIAQVMAGYTLGGADMLRRAMGKKKPEEMAKQRGGFIEGCTANGIDANLSGNIFDLVEKFAGYGFNKSHSAAYGLLSYQTAWLKANHSAAFMAAVLSADMHNTDKVVTLIEECRSMKLRLDAPDVNISEFKFTVNNEGWIVYGLGAIKGVGEGPVEAIVEARQAGPFKDLFDFCSRADLKRINKRTLEALIRSGALDRLGPHFHEELKAYKANIDRNRAVLLGAMEEAVQAAEQTARSHDSGHMDLFGGVFADTEADVYRHHLRARDLTLKERLKGEKDTLGLYLTGHPIDEYEGEVRRFARQRIVDLKASRGDQTIAGLVVNLRVMKNKKGDKMGFITLDDRSGRIEASLFAEAFNTAQALLQTDALVVVEGEVSNDDFSGGLRLRAKRVMSLEEARTGLADSLRLKVSSSALQGDRLRWLAELCGRYRGSCPITVDYSGPDAKAQLQFGEGWRIEPADSLIQALRDQFGRDNVFLHYR from the coding sequence ATGACCGCCTCGTTCATTCACCTGCGTTTGCACACCGAGTTTTCCCTGGTCGATGGGCTGGTGCGGGTTAAGCCGTTGATCAAGTCGGTGGCAGCGGCCGGAATGCCGGCCGTGGCGGTCACGGATATGAGCAACATGTGCTCGCTGGTGAAGTTTTATAAGACCGCCATGGCCGGCGGCATCAAGCCGATTTGTGGCGCCGATATTTGGCTGGCCAGCACGGATGATGACGGTCCCCTGAGCCGCATGACTCTGCTGGCGATGAATGCCAAGGGTTATCGCAACCTGACTGAGCTGGTGTCGCGTGGCTGGAGTGAGGGGCAGAGCAACGATCTGGTGATCATTCAGCGCGATTGGCTTAAGGCCGCTGCCGAAGGCTTGATTGTGTTGTCCGGAGCGAAGGAGGGTGAAGTCGGTTATGCCCTGCTGAATGGCGAACCAGCGATTGCCGAAGCCTTGCTGCGTGAGTGGATGGCGGTCTTCCCCGAGCGTTTCTACCTAGAGGTGCAACGCACCAACCGGGTTAACGATGAAGAGCACGTGCATGCCGCTGTGGCCTTGGCAGACAAAGTCGGCCTGCCGTTGGTGGCGACCAACGATGTACGCTTTATTAAGCAGGACGACTTTGCCGCCCACGAAACCCGCGTGTGCATTGGCGAGGGCCGCAGCCTGGATGATCCGCGCAGGCTGCGCACTTATTCCGATCAGCAGTACCTGAAAACGCCGGAAGAAATGGCCGAGCTGTTCAGCGACCTGCCGGAAGCGCTGGAAAACACCATCGAGATCGCCAAGCGCTGCAATATCGAGGTGCAGTTAGGCAAATACTTCCTGCCGGATTTCCCGGTGCCCGCCGGCTTGACCATGGATGAGTACTTCCGTCAGGTGTCTTTCGAGGGATTGGAGGAGCGTTTGGCGGTGCTGTGGCCGAAAGCCACGACGCCGAACTATGAAGAAAAGCGCAAAGTCTATGTTGATCGGTTGAATTTCGAGCTGGACATCATCATCCAGATGGGTTTTCCCGGTTACTTCCTGATCGTGATGGACTTTATCAAGTGGGCAAAAAACAACGGCGTGCCGGTCGGCCCGGGCCGCGGGTCGGGTGCTGGTTCGCTGGTGGCCTACGTACAAAAAATTACTGACCTCGACCCGCTGGCCTACGACCTGCTGTTCGAGCGCTTCCTTAACCCGGAACGGGTATCGATGCCTGATTTCGACGTCGACTTCTGCATGGACGGCCGTGATCGCGTTATCGACTACGTGGCGCAGAAGTACGGCCGTAATGCGGTCAGTCAGATCATCACCTTCGGCACCATGGCGGCCAAGGCTGTGGTGCGTGACGTGGCGCGGGCTCAGGGCAAGTCATACGGCTTGGCCGATCGGCTATCAAAGATGATCCCCTTCGAAGTCGGCATGACTCTTGAGAAAGCCTACGAGATGGAAGAGCCGCTGCGCGACTTCCTTAAGGTCGATGAAGACGCTCGGGAAATTTGGGAAATGTCGCTTAGGCTCGAAGGTATTTGTCGCGGCACCGGCAAGCACGCGGGGGGGGTGGTTATCGCGCCGACCAAGCTCACCGACTTTTCGCCGATTGCCTGCGATGACGAGGGCGGCGGCCTGGTCACTCAGTTCGATAAAGATGACGTGGAATCTGCAGGCTTGGTGAAGTTCGACTTCCTCGGTCTGCGCACCTTGACGATCATCAAGTGGGCGATGGAAACCATCAACCGCGAGCAGGCCAAGCAGGGCTTGCCGGACCTGAACATCGATTTTATCCCGCTGGACGATAAGTTAACCTTCAGTATGTTGCAAAAAGCCGAAACCACTGCGGTGTTTCAGCTTGAATCGCGCGGCATGAAAGAGCTGATCAAAAAGCTCAAGCCCGACTGCCTGGAAGATATGATCGCCTTGGTGGCACTGTTCCGTCCGGGCCCGCTGCAATCGGGCATGGTCGACGACTTTATCAACCGTAAGCACGGCCGCGAGCCGATGTCCTATCCACATCAGGACTATCAATACGCAGGCTTAGAGCCGGTGCTTAAACCGACTTACGGCATCATCCTGTATCAGGAACAGGTGATGCAGATCGCCCAGGTGATGGCCGGTTACACCCTCGGTGGCGCAGACATGCTGCGCCGCGCCATGGGTAAGAAAAAACCTGAGGAGATGGCCAAGCAGCGTGGTGGCTTTATCGAAGGCTGCACGGCCAACGGCATTGATGCGAACCTATCAGGCAACATTTTCGACCTCGTAGAAAAGTTTGCCGGCTACGGTTTTAACAAATCCCACTCCGCCGCTTACGGCCTGCTCTCGTATCAGACCGCTTGGCTTAAGGCCAACCACTCAGCAGCCTTTATGGCGGCGGTGTTGTCGGCGGATATGCACAACACCGACAAGGTCGTAACCTTAATCGAGGAGTGCCGCAGCATGAAGCTGCGTCTCGATGCGCCGGATGTGAACATCTCCGAGTTCAAGTTCACGGTAAACAATGAAGGCTGGATTGTTTACGGCTTGGGTGCAATCAAAGGGGTTGGCGAGGGGCCGGTTGAAGCCATTGTCGAGGCGCGTCAGGCCGGGCCGTTTAAGGATCTGTTTGATTTTTGTTCGCGGGCTGATCTCAAACGCATCAATAAACGCACCCTGGAAGCGCTGATTCGCAGCGGCGCGCTGGACCGCCTCGGCCCGCATTTTCATGAAGAGCTGAAGGCCTACAAAGCCAATATCGACCGTAACCGCGCGGTGTTGTTGGGGGCGATGGAGGAGGCGGTTCAGGCCGCCGAACAAACCGCGCGCAGCCACGACAGTGGCCACATGGACCTCTTCGGCGGGGTGTTTGCTGATACCGAAGCGGACGTTTATCGCCACCACTTGCGTGCTCGCGACCTGACCTTAAAGGAGCGCCTGAAGGGTGAAAAAGACACCCTTGGCCTGTATCTGACCGGCCACCCCATTGATGAGTACGAAGGCGAAGTGCGACGCTTTGCCCGCCAGCGTATCGTCGACCTTAAAGCGTCGCGCGGTGATCAAACCATTGCCGGTCTGGTGGTCAACCTGCGGGTGATGAAAAATAAAAAAGGCGACAAGATGGGCTTTATCACCCTCGATGACCGCTCTGGGCGAATCGAGGCTTCCTTGTTTGCCGAAGCGTTTAACACCGCGCAAGCGCTGTTGCAGACCGATGCCTTGGTG
- the lpxD gene encoding UDP-3-O-(3-hydroxymyristoyl)glucosamine N-acyltransferase — protein sequence MGATVYTLGQLAERLDAILQGNPDQLISGLATLQEAGADQLSFLANAQYRKFLPGCKAGAVLLTAADAEGYASNALVVPNPYLAYAELSHLFDRKPKALPGVHATAVVAADAHIDASASVGAYAVIESGAQIAAGVTVGAQCVVGARSVIGEGGWLAPRVTLYHDVRIGKRVVIQSGAVIGGEGFGFANEKGVWQKIAQIGGVTIGDDVEIGANTTVDRGALSDTLIGNGVKLDNQIMIAHNVQIGDNTAMAGCAGISGSTKIGKNCMIAGGVGMVGHIEVCDNVFVTGMTMVTRSITEPGSYSSGTAMQPAAEWRKSAARIRQLDDMARRLQQLEKRLAVVTSAVDSPSDA from the coding sequence ATGGGTGCTACGGTTTATACCCTTGGCCAGTTGGCCGAGCGCCTCGATGCTATCTTGCAAGGCAACCCCGATCAGCTGATCAGCGGCTTGGCCACCTTGCAGGAGGCGGGCGCTGATCAGTTAAGTTTTCTGGCCAACGCGCAATACCGCAAATTTCTCCCGGGCTGTAAGGCGGGTGCGGTGCTGCTGACTGCCGCGGATGCCGAAGGCTACGCCAGCAATGCGCTGGTCGTCCCCAATCCTTATCTGGCCTATGCCGAACTCTCACACCTGTTTGATCGCAAACCTAAGGCGCTGCCTGGCGTGCATGCCACTGCGGTGGTGGCTGCGGATGCGCACATTGATGCCAGTGCCAGTGTCGGTGCTTATGCGGTGATCGAGAGTGGCGCACAGATTGCTGCGGGTGTCACGGTCGGTGCGCAGTGTGTCGTCGGCGCGCGTTCGGTGATCGGTGAGGGCGGTTGGCTGGCCCCGCGAGTGACCCTGTATCACGACGTACGCATCGGCAAGCGCGTGGTGATTCAGTCGGGCGCGGTGATCGGTGGTGAGGGCTTCGGCTTTGCCAACGAAAAGGGCGTTTGGCAAAAGATCGCGCAGATCGGTGGGGTGACCATTGGCGACGATGTTGAGATCGGTGCTAACACCACTGTCGATCGCGGCGCACTGTCGGATACGCTGATCGGCAACGGGGTAAAACTGGATAATCAGATCATGATCGCGCACAACGTGCAAATCGGCGACAACACCGCCATGGCCGGTTGTGCGGGGATTTCTGGTAGCACCAAAATTGGCAAAAACTGCATGATTGCTGGCGGTGTGGGCATGGTTGGGCATATTGAGGTGTGCGACAACGTGTTCGTCACCGGTATGACCATGGTCACGCGCTCCATCACCGAGCCCGGCTCTTATTCCTCGGGAACTGCCATGCAGCCAGCGGCTGAATGGCGCAAGAGCGCGGCACGCATCCGTCAGTTAGATGACATGGCGCGACGCCTGCAGCAGTTGGAAAAGCGGCTCGCGGTTGTGACATCTGCTGTCGATTCGCCATCTGATGCCTGA
- the bamA gene encoding outer membrane protein assembly factor BamA, whose product MKRLLLPVVLAALMITEVHAESFTISDIRVTGLQRVSAGSVFGALPLNVGAQADDRALVEATRELFKTGFFQDIQLGRDGDVLVITVVERPSISGIEIEGNKAITSEDLIKGLNQSGLAEGEIFQRATLEGVRNELQRQYVAQGRYSAEIEAEVIPQPRNRVALKININEGSVAAIQHINVVGNSVFSDEDLIDLFELKTTNWLSFFKNDDKYAREKLSGDLERLRSYYLDRGYINMDISSTQVSITPDKKHVYVTVNVDEGEKFTVREVKLSGALKVPEEEVRALLLVQEGQVFSRKVMTTTSELITRRLGNEGYTFANVNGVPEAHDDGTVSITFVVDPGKRAYVNRINFRGNTKSEDDVLRREMRQMEGGWASTYLIDQSKTRLERLGYFKEVNVETPQVPGTDDQVDVNYSVEEQASGSITASVGFAQNAGLILGGSITQNNFLGTGNKVSVGLTRSEFQSSYNFGFVDPYWTPDGVSLGYNAFFRETNFDELNTDVSSYSVDSYGAGASIGYPISDTSRLTYGLTIQNDSIGTGVFTVDEIFDFLEAEGDNYTNLKASVGWSESTLNRGVLANRGHSQSLVFETTVPGSDLSFFKVDYRGQIFKPLSDTYTLRLHSQLGYGESYGSTSELPFYENYYAGGFNSVRGFQDSSLGPRSTPSKGTNPGTAFDPDQDPLPFGGNVLIQGGVELLFPMPFVKDQRSLRTALFWDVGNVFDTSCGASQAECSSIDPGNLASSVGVGLTWITALGPLSFSLAMPIIKPDNADTQIFQFSLGQTF is encoded by the coding sequence ATGAAACGTCTGCTGCTACCTGTGGTGCTTGCCGCACTGATGATCACCGAAGTTCACGCTGAGTCCTTCACCATCTCCGATATCCGGGTCACCGGCTTGCAGCGCGTCTCTGCGGGAAGCGTGTTCGGTGCCTTGCCGCTGAATGTCGGTGCGCAGGCGGATGATCGCGCATTGGTTGAGGCCACTCGAGAACTGTTCAAAACCGGTTTCTTTCAGGACATCCAACTCGGCCGTGATGGCGACGTTCTGGTTATTACGGTGGTGGAGCGCCCTTCGATTTCCGGTATTGAGATCGAGGGCAACAAGGCCATTACCAGCGAAGACCTAATCAAAGGCCTGAATCAGTCTGGTTTGGCCGAAGGCGAGATTTTCCAGCGGGCAACACTTGAAGGTGTGCGTAACGAGTTGCAGCGTCAATACGTAGCCCAGGGTCGTTACTCTGCCGAAATCGAAGCTGAAGTCATTCCTCAGCCGCGCAACCGCGTAGCGTTGAAGATCAATATTAATGAAGGCTCAGTTGCTGCCATTCAGCATATCAACGTGGTCGGCAACTCGGTTTTCTCTGACGAAGACCTGATCGACCTGTTTGAGCTGAAGACCACCAACTGGTTGTCTTTCTTTAAAAATGACGACAAGTATGCCCGCGAGAAACTCTCCGGTGACTTGGAGCGCTTGCGCTCTTATTACCTCGATCGTGGTTATATCAATATGGATATCAGCTCGACGCAGGTGTCCATTACCCCAGATAAAAAGCACGTCTACGTTACGGTCAACGTCGATGAAGGCGAAAAGTTCACGGTGCGTGAGGTCAAACTTAGCGGTGCGCTAAAAGTGCCAGAAGAAGAAGTCCGGGCATTGTTACTGGTTCAGGAAGGTCAGGTGTTCTCGCGTAAGGTGATGACGACCACCTCCGAGCTGATCACCCGTCGCCTGGGTAACGAGGGCTACACCTTCGCCAACGTCAACGGCGTGCCGGAAGCTCATGATGACGGCACCGTGTCTATTACCTTTGTGGTCGATCCGGGCAAGCGTGCTTACGTTAACCGCATCAATTTCCGTGGCAACACCAAGTCGGAAGACGATGTGCTGCGCCGCGAAATGCGTCAGATGGAGGGCGGCTGGGCTTCAACCTATTTGATCGACCAGTCCAAGACCCGCCTTGAGCGCCTGGGCTACTTCAAGGAAGTTAACGTTGAAACGCCGCAAGTGCCGGGGACTGACGATCAGGTTGACGTCAACTACAGTGTTGAAGAGCAGGCCTCCGGCTCCATCACTGCCAGCGTTGGTTTTGCCCAGAACGCTGGTTTGATTCTCGGCGGCTCAATTACTCAGAACAACTTTCTCGGCACGGGTAACAAGGTCAGCGTCGGCCTGACCCGTAGCGAATTTCAGAGCAGTTACAACTTTGGTTTTGTGGACCCTTACTGGACACCAGATGGCGTCAGTTTGGGCTATAACGCCTTCTTCCGTGAAACCAACTTCGACGAGCTGAACACGGATGTGTCCAGCTACTCGGTAGACAGTTACGGCGCCGGTGCCAGTATTGGCTATCCCATTAGCGATACTTCGCGTCTGACCTATGGCTTAACCATTCAGAACGACAGCATCGGTACGGGCGTGTTCACCGTTGACGAGATTTTTGACTTCTTAGAAGCCGAAGGTGACAACTACACCAACCTCAAAGCTTCGGTGGGTTGGTCTGAGTCGACCCTCAATCGTGGCGTGCTGGCTAACCGTGGCCACTCGCAGAGCTTAGTGTTTGAAACTACGGTGCCCGGCAGCGATTTGTCGTTCTTCAAGGTTGATTACCGTGGCCAGATCTTTAAGCCGCTAAGCGACACTTACACACTGCGCCTGCACAGTCAGCTGGGTTATGGCGAAAGCTATGGCTCTACCAGCGAGCTGCCTTTTTATGAGAATTACTACGCTGGTGGTTTCAACTCGGTACGTGGCTTTCAAGACAGCAGCCTCGGGCCGCGCAGCACACCGAGCAAAGGTACTAACCCCGGAACCGCATTCGATCCCGATCAAGATCCGTTGCCATTCGGCGGCAATGTCTTGATTCAAGGTGGTGTTGAACTGCTGTTCCCCATGCCGTTTGTGAAAGATCAGCGCTCGTTACGCACAGCATTGTTCTGGGATGTGGGTAACGTCTTCGACACCAGTTGCGGTGCTTCTCAGGCAGAGTGCAGCAGTATCGATCCCGGCAACTTAGCCAGCTCCGTGGGTGTTGGCCTGACGTGGATCACCGCGCTGGGGCCGTTGAGCTTTAGTTTGGCCATGCCAATTATCAAGCCAGATAATGCAGATACGCAGATTTTCCAGTTCTCTCTCGGTCAGACGTTCTAA
- the lpxA gene encoding acyl-ACP--UDP-N-acetylglucosamine O-acyltransferase, translating to MSLIDPRAIIDPSAKLADGVVVGPWSIVGADVEIGEGTVIGPHVILKGPTQIGKHNHIYQFSSVGEDTPDLKYQGEATRLVIGDHNVIREGVTIHRGTVQDRSETTIGDHNLIMAYAHIGHDSVIGNHCILVNNTALAGHVWVDDWAILSGYTLVHQFCRIGAHSFSGMGTAIGKDVPAFVTVFGNPAEARSMNFEGMRRRGFSAEAIAALRRAYKTVYRQGLTVEQAMAELAEPAAEFTEVAVFRDSIQASSRGITR from the coding sequence ATGAGTTTGATTGACCCTCGCGCCATCATTGATCCCAGTGCCAAGTTGGCTGACGGCGTTGTCGTTGGCCCTTGGTCGATAGTTGGGGCGGATGTGGAAATTGGCGAGGGTACAGTGATCGGTCCCCATGTGATCCTTAAGGGGCCGACCCAGATCGGTAAACACAACCACATCTATCAGTTTTCCTCGGTGGGCGAAGACACCCCTGATCTGAAATACCAGGGTGAGGCCACTCGGCTGGTGATAGGCGATCACAACGTGATCCGTGAGGGTGTCACCATCCACCGTGGCACGGTGCAAGATCGCAGTGAAACCACCATTGGCGACCACAACCTGATCATGGCCTATGCCCACATTGGCCATGACAGCGTGATTGGCAACCATTGCATCTTGGTCAACAACACCGCGTTGGCTGGGCATGTGTGGGTGGATGATTGGGCCATTCTCTCCGGCTACACCTTGGTGCATCAGTTCTGCCGTATCGGTGCACACAGTTTTTCTGGCATGGGTACGGCGATTGGCAAGGATGTACCGGCGTTTGTGACCGTTTTCGGCAACCCAGCCGAAGCGCGCAGTATGAACTTTGAGGGCATGCGCCGGCGTGGTTTCAGTGCCGAGGCCATAGCCGCTCTGCGTCGCGCTTACAAGACGGTTTACCGGCAAGGACTTACCGTTGAGCAGGCAATGGCTGAGCTGGCCGAGCCTGCTGCAGAATTCACCGAAGTCGCGGTCTTCCGCGATTCCATTCAGGCTTCAAGCCGCGGCATTACCCGATAA
- the lpxB gene encoding lipid-A-disaccharide synthase encodes MTDLMRVALVAGEASGDILGAGLMQALKAQYPQIEFIGIGGPLMQAQGLNSYFPMERLSVMGLVEVLGRLPELLSRRKRLISTLITAKPDVFIGIDAPDFNLTLELKLRQAGIKTVHYVSPSVWAWRQKRVLKIREACDLMLTLFPFEAQFYQDHQVPVRFVGHPLADTIPQQADRHAAREALNLAHDQPVVALMPGSRGGEVSRLGNLFLDAAVRLRTLRPGIQFVLPCSSAERRAQLEQMLVGRDLPLTLLNGRSHEALAACDAVLIASGTATLEALLYKRPMVVAYRVAPLTYRILKRLVTSAYISLPNLLAERLLVPEMIQDAATPEALAQLLAPLLDGGEVQTEGFDVIHRALRRDASVQAAKAVLQLTGRG; translated from the coding sequence ATGACTGACCTGATGCGTGTCGCGCTGGTCGCTGGCGAGGCGTCTGGCGATATTCTCGGTGCGGGCCTGATGCAGGCCCTCAAAGCCCAGTACCCACAGATCGAATTTATCGGCATCGGCGGCCCGCTGATGCAGGCCCAGGGGCTGAATTCTTATTTCCCGATGGAGCGTTTGTCGGTGATGGGCCTGGTCGAGGTACTCGGCCGTTTGCCTGAACTGTTGTCACGGCGCAAGCGGCTGATCAGTACCCTGATCACGGCAAAACCGGACGTGTTTATCGGCATCGATGCGCCGGATTTCAACCTGACCCTTGAGCTCAAGTTGCGTCAGGCCGGGATCAAGACCGTGCATTACGTCAGCCCATCCGTGTGGGCCTGGCGGCAGAAGCGTGTGCTGAAGATTCGCGAGGCCTGCGACTTGATGCTGACCCTGTTTCCTTTTGAGGCGCAGTTCTATCAGGACCATCAGGTGCCGGTGCGTTTTGTTGGTCATCCACTGGCCGATACCATCCCGCAGCAAGCGGATCGTCACGCAGCTCGTGAGGCCCTGAACTTGGCCCACGATCAGCCGGTGGTGGCGTTGATGCCGGGCAGTCGTGGCGGTGAAGTCTCGCGCCTAGGTAACCTGTTTCTTGATGCGGCCGTGCGGTTGCGCACCTTGCGCCCGGGTATTCAGTTTGTCTTGCCCTGTTCCAGCGCGGAGCGTCGTGCACAGCTTGAGCAGATGCTGGTCGGCCGCGATCTGCCGCTGACGCTGCTCAACGGTCGCTCCCATGAGGCGCTAGCGGCGTGTGATGCGGTATTGATTGCCTCCGGTACAGCGACCCTTGAAGCCCTGCTGTACAAGCGGCCGATGGTGGTGGCGTATCGGGTTGCGCCATTGACCTACCGCATCCTTAAGCGCTTGGTCACCAGCGCCTATATTTCCCTGCCGAATCTGCTGGCTGAACGTTTATTGGTGCCGGAAATGATTCAGGACGCGGCCACGCCCGAAGCGCTGGCCCAGTTACTGGCGCCGCTGCTGGATGGTGGCGAGGTGCAGACTGAAGGCTTTGATGTCATTCACCGGGCCCTGCGGCGTGACGCTTCTGTGCAGGCGGCCAAGGCCGTTCTGCAACTGACTGGGCGCGGCTGA
- the rnhB gene encoding ribonuclease HII, protein MQLGLDFTLVQELVAGVDEVGRGPLCGAVVTAAVILDPARPILGLNDSKKLTEARREKLFDEIREKALAWCIARAEVEEIDQLNILQATLLAMQRAVEGLSVTPKLALIDGNRCPVLHVPSAAVIKGDSQVPAIAAASILAKVSRDREMQLLDQQYPGYGIAAHKGYPTAVHLEALRRLGPTPIHRRSFGPVRALLEE, encoded by the coding sequence ATGCAGCTCGGGCTGGATTTCACCTTGGTGCAGGAACTGGTGGCCGGCGTTGATGAAGTCGGTCGTGGCCCGCTCTGTGGTGCCGTGGTGACCGCAGCGGTGATTCTCGATCCTGCGCGGCCGATTCTCGGCCTGAACGATTCGAAAAAGCTGACCGAGGCGCGTCGGGAAAAACTCTTCGACGAGATTCGCGAGAAGGCCCTAGCCTGGTGCATTGCCCGTGCCGAGGTGGAAGAGATCGACCAGCTGAATATTCTTCAGGCTACCCTGCTGGCCATGCAGCGCGCGGTTGAGGGCTTGAGTGTCACGCCCAAGCTGGCGCTGATCGATGGCAACCGTTGCCCGGTATTACACGTGCCCAGTGCGGCGGTAATCAAGGGCGATAGCCAGGTGCCGGCCATTGCTGCAGCGTCGATTTTGGCTAAAGTCAGCCGTGATCGTGAGATGCAGCTGCTTGATCAGCAATACCCCGGTTACGGTATTGCTGCCCACAAGGGGTACCCCACAGCCGTTCACCTCGAGGCCTTGCGGCGGTTGGGGCCCACGCCTATCCATCGGCGCTCGTTTGGCCCGGTGCGTGCACTGCTTGAGGAGTAG